In the Mesorhizobium australicum genome, GGTTATGTTCGCTCCTGCTCGCTTTGCGCAGCTGGAGCTGAGAGTATGGATGCGGCTGGGCTTTGCCGGTGCGACCACGGAACCAGTTTGCGGCCTGAGAAATTAACGGCAGGATACCGCGCGGCAAGGCTACGATAACGGAAACAAAGACTATTCCGATGACAAGCTTCCACACGAAGGGAAAATCGCCCTGCAACTGCGCACTGGCATAGTCAATGATGATCGTTCCGATCACCGGGCCAAACAGCGTGCCGCGCCCGCCCAATGCTACCCAGATCAGAAGCTCCGTTCCGAACGTGAAGCCGGCGATTTCAGGAGCAACGACCATCGTGTAGTTGGCGTACATCCAGCCGGCGATCGCGCCAATTGCGGCACAGATCAGAAAAATCACCTTTTTGATGTTCGAGGTGTTCAAGCCAAGATACTTGCACCGCTGCTCGTTCTCGCGGATCGCGATCAGAAGCCGTCCCGCGTCGCTGCGTGTGTACATCCAAGCCGCTGCCGTCAGGACTACCAGCCAGACGCCGACCACCCAGAACCACCCTTCGGAGCTCAGGGGAATAGTGTCGAAGCCAGTCAGGCCGCTGCTGGAGCCGGTGTAGGTTCCGCCGGAAAACAGAAGCTGGGTGACAATGATCGGCAGGACGAGGGTGATCACCGACGCATACAGCGCCGACGCGCCATGCCAGAAGGCCAGGAATGCCACCAAGCCGGCGAGAGCGACCGCGACCGCGATACCAATCAGGAGGGCGGCGAAGGCAAATTCAGCCGAAAAGCCGCCGTAGGTGAAAACCAATGCCGTCGCGTAGGCGCCGGCCGCAAAGAATGCCGACTGACCGAAGGTCAGAACTCCGAGGTAGCCCCAGAGGATGTCGACCGACAGTGCGATCGTCGCATAAATCATCGATCTCACGAGGACGTTCACGGAATAGGCGTCCATAAAAAATGGCGCGGCGCCGACGCCGATCAGAACGATCGAAGCGACGATCACCATCCTTGTCAGCGGGGGAACCTGGGGTCGTGGAACGGAAGTGCTTCCCAATTCCTTAACGTTCGCATCACTCATAAGAAAACCCCTGCGGACGGATACGGAGGACGACAGCAGCCAGGGCGGCGATCGTCATGCCGCCGAGGACCGGCCCGAAATAATTGCTCACGAGGACTTGGGCGCCGCCCAGCACAATGCTCGCGACAGCCAGGCTATAGAGCGAGGAACCCGAT is a window encoding:
- a CDS encoding branched-chain amino acid ABC transporter ATP-binding protein/permease — translated: MVIVASIVLIGVGAAPFFMDAYSVNVLVRSMIYATIALSVDILWGYLGVLTFGQSAFFAAGAYATALVFTYGGFSAEFAFAALLIGIAVAVALAGLVAFLAFWHGASALYASVITLVLPIIVTQLLFSGGTYTGSSSGLTGFDTIPLSSEGWFWVVGVWLVVLTAAAWMYTRSDAGRLLIAIRENEQRCKYLGLNTSNIKKVIFLICAAIGAIAGWMYANYTMVVAPEIAGFTFGTELLIWVALGGRGTLFGPVIGTIIIDYASAQLQGDFPFVWKLVIGIVFVSVIVALPRGILPLISQAANWFRGRTGKAQPHPYSQLQLRKASRSEHNHIAAGSSGPALAVSGVEKRFGSLEVLSGIDFEATYGEIVSLVGPNGAGKTTLMTCIADGSKRSGGTISVAGQDIGHRPPEECVRLGVGRKFQTANVFDTLTVGECLQIARARLDPLSKWQKSGVCSLPPSAMRVVRATGLHSDLNVPAQVLSHGKKQALELAMVLALEPKVVLLDEPTAGLTKAERTLIGTILTELAKAEQLCILLVEHDLEFVREISSRVIVLHQGRIVLNGSVDEVVNSELVKSVYAGSGH